A segment of the Micromonospora sediminicola genome:
CCCGGCGGCGGGAGTCGGTCAAGCAGGTGCTGGTCACGGTGGTGGAGCACGCCATGCTCCGGCTCCAGGCCGAGCACGGCTTCCCGGCCTCGGTCGGCTGAGACCGCCTGCGGGTCAGTCGACCCGCAGGCGGTAGCCGCGCTTGACCACCGTCTGCACCACGCGGGGGGCCTTCAGGCCGACCCGCAGGCGGGCGACCGCCATCTCCACCGCGTGCTCGTCGGCGCCGCGCGGCAGCGTGCGCAGCAGCGCGGTGCGCGACAGCACCTTCCCGGGCGACGCCGCGAGCGCCCGCAGCACCGCCATCGGAGCCGGCGCCAGCGGGCGCAGCTCGCCGTCGACCACCGCGGCGTGTCCGCGCAGCGTGAGCACGTGCCCGGCCGCCTTCACCGAGACGGTACGCCGGGGCAGCTCCTCGACGATCGTGCGCACCAGGGCACCCAGCCGGGCCCGGCTCGGCGCGCTCACCGGCACCCCCCGCCGCACCAGCGGCTCGGCGGTGACCGTGCCGACGCATCCGGCCAGCACGTCGCCGCGCAGCGCCTCCAGCACCGTCTCGGCGCGGTCCCCGGCCGCCCGCAGCAGGGCCTCGGCCGCCGGCGCGGAGGTGAACGTGACGGCGTCGACCAGCCGTCCCGCGACCAGGTCGATGAGCCGGTGCAACGGCGCCGGGTCGGCCGGCGGCGCCCAGCGGTAGACCGGCACCTCGATCACCGTCGCCCCGGCCGTGACCAGCGCCTCGGTGCACTCCGGCTGCCGGTCACCGTGCAGTTGCAGCGCCACCACCTGGCCGGCGACGCCGCGCCGGACCAGGTGCTCGACCACCTCGTCGCAGCTCTCCGACGCGGGCGACCAGTGCTCGCGCAGCCCGGCGGCACGGATCGCCCCGGTCGCCTTGGGTCCGCGGGACACCACGTAGGCGCGGGCGAGGGTGGCGCGCAGCGGCTCGGCCAGCCCCCACCCCTCGGCGGCCTCCAACCAGCCCCGCATCCCGATGCCCGTGTTGGCCATCAGCACGTCCGGCGGGTGCGCCAGGCAGGCCCGGGTGGCCTCACGCAGGTCGGTGTCGTCGGCGAGCGGCACGATCCGCAGCGCCGGGGCGAGGACCACCCGCGCGCCGCGCCGCTGGAGCAGGGCGGCCAGCTCGTCGCGGCGCCGGTCCGCGGTGACCCCGATGGTGAAGCCGGCCAGCTCGTCGCGCATCATTCCTCCTGCCGCAACCGCACCTCGACCAGGCCGTCCCGGCAGCGCGCCCGGTGCCGCCGCAGCGTCACCCCGGGCAGGTCCAGGCAGCGCCCGGTGGTGAGGTCGTACACCTGCTTGTGCAGGGGGGAGGCGAGCGTCGGCACCCCGCCCCGGCTGCCGACCAGGCCCCGGGACATCACGTACGCGCCACCGACCGGGTCCAGGTTGTCCACCGCGAACAGCCCGGCGGCGGTGCGGAAGAGCGCGACCTGCACGCCGTCGACGAGCGCGGCGACGCCCCGGTCGAGGTCGAGCCGGTCCGGCGGGCAGACCGGCGTCCAGCCGAGCGTCACGGTCGGGCTCATCGCCGCACCTCCGGCAGGCCCAGCACGACCGGTTGCCGGTGGCCGCCCGGCGGCGCGCCCCGGGCCGGCACCGGCTGGCCGCGTTCGACCGCGAAGGTGATGGACGGGTCGGGCACGTCCGGCGCGTTGACGAACGAGGTGAAGCGGCGCAGCCGGTCCGGGTCCTCCAGCACGTCCCGCCACTCGTCGGAGTAGCCGGCGACGTGCCGGGCCATGGCCGCGTCGAGGTCGGCGCAGAGGCCCAGCGAGTCGTCCACGAGCACCGACCGGAGGTGGTCGAGGCCGCCGTCCATGGCCTCGATCCAGGCGGCGGTGCGCTGCAACCGGTCGGCGGTGCGGACGTAGTACATGAGGAACCGGTCGATCAGCGTGACCAACTCCCCGGTGCCCAGGTCGGTGGCGAACAGGTCGGCGTGCCGGGGCCGGAAGCCGCCGTTGCCGCCGACGTAGAGGTTCCAGCCGGTTTCGGTGGCGATCACGCCGAAGTCCTTGCTCCGCGCCTCGGCGCACTCGCGGGCGCAGCCGGAGACCGCCGACTTGAGTTTGTGCGGGGCACGCAGGCCCCGGTAGCGCAGCTCCAGCGCGACGGCCAGCCCGACCGAGTCCTGCACCCCGTACCGGCACCAGGTGTCGCCGACGCAGGACTTCACCGTGCGCAGCGCCTTGCCGTACGCGTGACCGGACTCGAAGCCCGCGTCGACCAGCCGGCGCCAGATCTGCGGCAGCTGGTCGACCCGCGCGCCGAACAGGTCGATCCGCTGCCCTCCGGTGATCTTGGTGTAGAGCCGGAAGTCCCGGGCCACCTCGCCGATCGCGATCAGCTTCTCCGGGGTGATCTCGCCACCGGGTATCCGGGGCACCACCGAGTAGCTGCCGTCGCGTTGCAGGTTGGCCAGGAAGTGGTCGTTGGTGTCCTGCAGCGACGCCGCCTCGCCGTCGAGCACGTGGCCGGTGCCGAGGGAGGCCAGGATCGAGGCCACCACCGGCTTGCAGATGTCGCAGCCGCGCCCGCGCCCGTGCTCGGCGACGAGCCGGGAGAACGTGCGGATGCCGCGCACCCGGATGAGGTCGAACAGCTCCTGCCGGGTGAGGTCGAAGTGCTCGCAGAGCGCGCGGGACTGGCGTACCCCGGCGGCGTCCAGCAGCTGCTTGAGCATCGGCACGCAGGAGCCGCAGCTGGTGCCCGCCCGGGTGCACGCCTTCAGCGCCGGCACGTCGGTGGCCCCACCGGCGATCGCCGCGTCCAGGTCGGCCCGGGTGACCGCGTTGCAGGAGCAGACCTGGGCGGCGGCGGGCAGCGCGCCGGCGCCCGCGCCGCCGGTGGGCGCGAGCAGCGCCAACGGGGGAGCGGGCAGCGGCCCGCCGACGCTCGCCCGCAACGTCGGGTAGGCGCTCGCGTCCCCGACCAGCACGCCGCCGAGCAGCGTCCGCGCGTCGTCGGAGAGGACCAGCTTCGCGTACGAGCGGGTGACCGGGTCGGTGAACGTCACGTCGAGGCAGCCGGGGGTGACCCCATGGGCGTCGCCGAACGACGCCACGTCCACGCCGAGCAGCTTGAGCTTGGTCGCGGTGTCCGCGCCGGGGAACGTGGCCGCCCCACCGAGCAGCCGGTCGGCGACCACCTCGGCGGTCGCGTAGCCGGGCGCGACCAGGCCGTGACAGGCGCCGTCCACCGCGGCGCACTCGCCGACCGCCCAGATCCGCTCGTCGGCGGTCCGGCAGGCCGCGTCCACCAGCACGCCGCCGCGCGGGCCGACCGGCAGCCCGGCCGCCCGGGCCAGCTCGTCCCGGGGCCGGATCCCGGCGGCCACCACCACCAGCTCCGCGTCGACCGTGCGGCCGTCCGCGAGCGACAGCGCGGCCACCGTGCCGTCCGGCCCGGGACGCAGCGCCGTGGTGGCCACCCCGAGGTACGACGTGACGCCCAGCTCCTCGACGTACCGGCGGAGCATGGCCCCGCCCGCCTCGTCCACCTGCACCGGCATCAGCCGGGGCGCGAACTCGACCACGCTGGTGGCGAGCCCGAGCAGCCGCAGCGCGTTGGCCGCCTCCAGGCCGAGCAGGCCGCCACCGATCACCGCGCCGGTCCGCCGGCCCCGGGCGTGCTCCCGGATCGCGGCCAGGTCGTCCAGCGTCCGGTAGACGAAGACCCCCGGCAGGTCCGTGCCGTCGACCGGCGGGACGAAGGGGTACGA
Coding sequences within it:
- a CDS encoding uroporphyrinogen-III synthase, which gives rise to MRDELAGFTIGVTADRRRDELAALLQRRGARVVLAPALRIVPLADDTDLREATRACLAHPPDVLMANTGIGMRGWLEAAEGWGLAEPLRATLARAYVVSRGPKATGAIRAAGLREHWSPASESCDEVVEHLVRRGVAGQVVALQLHGDRQPECTEALVTAGATVIEVPVYRWAPPADPAPLHRLIDLVAGRLVDAVTFTSAPAAEALLRAAGDRAETVLEALRGDVLAGCVGTVTAEPLVRRGVPVSAPSRARLGALVRTIVEELPRRTVSVKAAGHVLTLRGHAAVVDGELRPLAPAPMAVLRALAASPGKVLSRTALLRTLPRGADEHAVEMAVARLRVGLKAPRVVQTVVKRGYRLRVD
- the nirD gene encoding nitrite reductase small subunit NirD, coding for MSPTVTLGWTPVCPPDRLDLDRGVAALVDGVQVALFRTAAGLFAVDNLDPVGGAYVMSRGLVGSRGGVPTLASPLHKQVYDLTTGRCLDLPGVTLRRHRARCRDGLVEVRLRQEE
- the nirB gene encoding nitrite reductase large subunit NirB — translated: MSERIGRLVVVGNGMVGQRFVEALRTRDRDGRWRVTVLAEERRPAYDRVRLSALFDGVDADELSLHTPDDGVELRLGEPVTGVDRARRVVTTADGEYPYDALVLATGSYPFVPPVDGTDLPGVFVYRTLDDLAAIREHARGRRTGAVIGGGLLGLEAANALRLLGLATSVVEFAPRLMPVQVDEAGGAMLRRYVEELGVTSYLGVATTALRPGPDGTVAALSLADGRTVDAELVVVAAGIRPRDELARAAGLPVGPRGGVLVDAACRTADERIWAVGECAAVDGACHGLVAPGYATAEVVADRLLGGAATFPGADTATKLKLLGVDVASFGDAHGVTPGCLDVTFTDPVTRSYAKLVLSDDARTLLGGVLVGDASAYPTLRASVGGPLPAPPLALLAPTGGAGAGALPAAAQVCSCNAVTRADLDAAIAGGATDVPALKACTRAGTSCGSCVPMLKQLLDAAGVRQSRALCEHFDLTRQELFDLIRVRGIRTFSRLVAEHGRGRGCDICKPVVASILASLGTGHVLDGEAASLQDTNDHFLANLQRDGSYSVVPRIPGGEITPEKLIAIGEVARDFRLYTKITGGQRIDLFGARVDQLPQIWRRLVDAGFESGHAYGKALRTVKSCVGDTWCRYGVQDSVGLAVALELRYRGLRAPHKLKSAVSGCARECAEARSKDFGVIATETGWNLYVGGNGGFRPRHADLFATDLGTGELVTLIDRFLMYYVRTADRLQRTAAWIEAMDGGLDHLRSVLVDDSLGLCADLDAAMARHVAGYSDEWRDVLEDPDRLRRFTSFVNAPDVPDPSITFAVERGQPVPARGAPPGGHRQPVVLGLPEVRR